In Roseofilum casamattae BLCC-M143, the following are encoded in one genomic region:
- the petJ gene encoding cytochrome c6 PetJ: protein MKKLLSLIICAIAIAAFALQTPALAGDAAAGKSIFSANCAACHAGGKNVINPQKTLSKGDLSKYGMDSLDAIITQVTKGKNAMPAFGGKLKADQIENVATYVLETSEKGW from the coding sequence GTGAAGAAACTACTATCTTTGATTATCTGCGCGATCGCGATCGCTGCTTTTGCCCTGCAAACCCCTGCTCTGGCTGGAGATGCTGCTGCTGGAAAGAGTATCTTTAGTGCCAACTGTGCTGCTTGTCATGCTGGTGGGAAAAATGTAATTAACCCGCAAAAAACCTTGAGTAAAGGTGACTTGTCGAAATATGGCATGGATAGCTTAGACGCGATTATAACTCAAGTTACGAAAGGTAAAAATGCCATGCCTGCCTTTGGTGGAAAATTGAAGGCCGACCAAATTGAGAATGTAGCAACCTACGTTCTGGAAACCTCTGAAAAAGGTTGGTAG
- a CDS encoding ribonuclease J, with amino-acid sequence MVRKSQPSTVNIIPLGGLHEIGKNTCVFECGDEMMLLDAGLGFPTDGMHGVNIVLPDIAYLRENRDRIKGMIVTHGHEDHIGGIAYHLKQFEIPVIHGPRLAMALLEGKLEEAGVRDRTELKTVGPRDMVRIGENFVVEFIRNTHSMADSFTVAIHTPIGVIIHTGDFKIDHTPVDGETFDLQRLAEHGEKGVLCLMSDSTNAEVPGFTPSESAVYPNLDRVFSQAQGRILVTTFASSVHRVNLILQLAQKHGRAVAVLGRSMLNVIAHARNLGYVKCPDSLLQPLHAVRGLPEDKVLILTTGSQGEPLSAMTRIARKEHRQVKIRRGDTVVFSANPIPGNTIAVVNTIDELMKQGANVVYGKNQGIHVSGHGCQEDHKLMIALTRPKFFIPVHGEHRMLIKHGQTAQSMGVPPENMVIVNNGDAIALTEDSISISGKVTSGVALVDRAGIVREHVLKERQQLAEDGVITVATAINWDGKLVNKPLVHLRGVVSALRDNHLETEIAQTIQSTLDNRWSEFARCFSKGELDVDVAKLKAHLENDIQRLLRRELRSNPLLVLLLQTPEEPPAKVARPSASASKPATNGTDEIPVQKRRTRPRRSSAQVAS; translated from the coding sequence ATATTGCCTACTTGCGCGAAAATCGCGATCGCATTAAAGGCATGATTGTCACTCACGGCCATGAAGACCATATTGGCGGTATTGCTTATCATCTCAAGCAGTTTGAAATTCCGGTGATTCACGGCCCTCGCTTAGCCATGGCCTTATTAGAAGGGAAATTAGAAGAAGCGGGAGTTAGAGACAGAACGGAATTAAAAACCGTCGGCCCCAGAGATATGGTGAGAATTGGGGAAAATTTTGTGGTGGAATTTATCCGCAATACTCACTCTATGGCCGATAGCTTTACGGTGGCGATTCATACTCCAATTGGCGTAATTATTCATACCGGGGATTTCAAAATAGACCATACTCCCGTTGATGGAGAAACCTTTGACTTGCAACGGTTAGCCGAACATGGCGAGAAGGGGGTACTGTGTTTAATGAGCGATTCAACCAATGCAGAAGTCCCCGGATTTACCCCATCGGAGAGTGCGGTGTATCCCAATCTAGATCGGGTCTTTTCTCAGGCACAAGGTCGCATTTTAGTCACCACATTTGCTTCCTCAGTGCATCGAGTTAACCTGATTCTGCAACTAGCGCAAAAGCACGGCCGCGCCGTCGCCGTACTGGGCAGATCCATGCTCAACGTGATTGCCCACGCTCGCAATTTGGGATATGTGAAGTGCCCGGACTCCTTGCTCCAGCCGCTCCATGCCGTCCGCGGTCTGCCGGAAGATAAAGTACTAATCCTCACAACCGGTTCCCAAGGAGAGCCGCTATCAGCCATGACGCGGATTGCACGCAAAGAGCATCGCCAAGTGAAAATCCGCCGTGGAGATACCGTTGTCTTCTCAGCGAACCCCATTCCCGGAAATACAATCGCCGTGGTCAACACCATTGACGAATTAATGAAACAAGGGGCGAACGTCGTTTATGGGAAAAATCAGGGAATTCACGTGTCCGGCCACGGATGCCAAGAAGACCATAAATTAATGATAGCTCTGACTCGCCCGAAATTCTTTATCCCGGTTCACGGCGAGCATCGAATGCTGATCAAGCACGGTCAGACGGCTCAAAGTATGGGAGTCCCACCAGAGAATATGGTCATTGTCAATAATGGGGATGCGATCGCCCTCACCGAAGATTCAATCTCGATCTCTGGTAAAGTAACCTCGGGAGTCGCTCTGGTCGATCGGGCGGGAATTGTCCGGGAACACGTGCTGAAAGAGCGACAACAGCTCGCCGAAGATGGAGTTATTACCGTAGCGACGGCGATTAATTGGGATGGAAAACTGGTTAATAAACCTCTGGTTCACTTGCGAGGGGTTGTGAGTGCGCTACGCGACAACCATTTAGAAACTGAAATCGCACAAACGATTCAAAGTACTTTAGATAATCGGTGGTCGGAGTTTGCTCGTTGCTTCAGTAAAGGAGAGCTTGATGTTGATGTAGCCAAGCTGAAAGCTCACTTAGAAAACGATATTCAACGGCTACTGAGACGAGAGCTACGCAGCAATCCATTGTTGGTTTTATTGCTGCAAACGCCAGAGGAACCTCCTGCGAAAGTAGCACGACCGAGCGCGAGCGCATCGAAACCAGCAACGAATGGAACGGATGAAATTCCCGTACAGAAACGACGGACTCGTCCTCGACGCTCCTCGGCGCAGGTTGCTTCGTAG